One Tindallia magadiensis genomic region harbors:
- the rnhA gene encoding ribonuclease HI, translating to MKKVEIYTDGGALGNPGKGGYGAILVYGEHRKEIAGGYQHTTNNRMEMMACIKALETLKEPCEVDIFSDSKYLVDSVMKGWAKRWQANNWKRNKKDKAENSDLWKKLLELLEMHKVTLHWVKGHNGHPENERCDEMVKEAADKENLPIDAGYQK from the coding sequence ATGAAAAAAGTAGAAATATACACAGATGGAGGAGCTTTGGGAAATCCGGGAAAGGGTGGTTATGGAGCCATATTAGTTTATGGAGAACATCGAAAGGAAATTGCTGGAGGATATCAGCATACCACTAATAACCGTATGGAAATGATGGCCTGCATAAAAGCACTGGAAACTCTGAAAGAACCTTGTGAAGTTGATATTTTCAGCGATTCAAAGTATTTAGTAGACAGTGTGATGAAAGGATGGGCAAAACGCTGGCAAGCTAATAACTGGAAAAGAAATAAAAAAGATAAGGCGGAAAATAGTGATCTCTGGAAAAAACTGTTGGAGCTTTTAGAGATGCATAAGGTTACTCTTCACTGGGTGAAGGGACATAATGGTCATCCGGAAAATGAACGCTGCGATGAAATGGTAAAAGAAGCAGCCGATAAAGAAAACCTGCCGATAGACGCTGGGTACCAGAAATAG
- a CDS encoding response regulator, with the protein MRILIVEDDLSSRKVMQQFLEPYGRCEVAVDGIEAIDAFLMAWDEEDPYELIFLDIMMPRLDGNKALKIIRKMEKDKKIPEENKAIIIMTTALNDRKSVNEAFELGCEAYAAKPINREKLTEVMDKLGISKKE; encoded by the coding sequence ATGAGAATTCTTATTGTTGAAGATGATTTGAGTAGCCGTAAAGTCATGCAACAATTTCTGGAGCCCTATGGACGTTGTGAGGTTGCTGTTGATGGCATTGAAGCAATAGATGCATTTTTGATGGCATGGGATGAAGAAGATCCCTATGAACTAATTTTTTTAGATATAATGATGCCCAGGCTAGATGGAAACAAAGCATTAAAAATTATTAGAAAGATGGAGAAAGATAAAAAAATACCTGAAGAAAACAAAGCAATTATCATTATGACAACCGCATTAAATGATAGAAAATCGGTCAACGAAGCCTTTGAACTTGGGTGTGAAGCTTATGCCGCAAAACCAATTAATCGGGAAAAGTTAACAGAAGTAATGGATAAACTAGGAATATCCAAGAAAGAATAA